From the genome of Coleofasciculaceae cyanobacterium, one region includes:
- a CDS encoding SDR family NAD(P)-dependent oxidoreductase, which translates to MKILENKVALVTGGTSGIGKATAIALGVAGAKVVFSGRREEKGKNTANSIRQSGAECLFVRSDVSSESDVKALIQKTVESYGRIDCAFNNAGIDSPTKPVHEQSIEDFDKLMAINVRGLFLCMKFEIQQMLTQGAGVIINNSSMGGLIAFPGISPYHASKHAVMD; encoded by the coding sequence ATGAAGATACTTGAGAATAAAGTTGCCTTAGTTACGGGCGGAACTTCAGGAATTGGCAAAGCAACTGCCATAGCATTGGGTGTTGCAGGTGCAAAGGTGGTTTTTTCGGGCAGACGTGAGGAGAAAGGGAAAAACACTGCCAACTCGATTCGTCAGTCTGGGGCTGAATGCCTATTTGTGCGATCGGATGTATCGAGTGAGTCAGATGTTAAGGCGCTGATTCAGAAAACGGTTGAAAGCTACGGTAGAATAGATTGTGCGTTCAACAACGCTGGCATTGACTCGCCCACAAAGCCCGTACACGAACAGTCCATTGAAGATTTCGACAAACTGATGGCGATTAACGTGCGAGGTCTTTTCTTATGCATGAAATTTGAAATCCAACAGATGCTGACTCAAGGAGCCGGAGTCATCATCAACAATTCTTCAATGGGCGGACTAATCGCGTTTCCTGGAATAAGTCCTTATCATGCTAGCAAACATGCCGTAATGGACTAA
- a CDS encoding SDR family oxidoreductase, with protein sequence MRINAINPGLITTEMMDRLATTGTNPAQLAASIVPMGRMGQPEEIAATVVFLCSDAASYITGQPIVIDGGYTAT encoded by the coding sequence ATTCGGATTAATGCGATTAATCCTGGACTGATTACCACAGAGATGATGGATCGCCTTGCCACTACAGGGACTAACCCAGCGCAGCTTGCTGCATCGATTGTCCCGATGGGACGAATGGGTCAACCTGAAGAAATTGCTGCAACTGTCGTGTTCTTGTGTTCTGATGCTGCCAGCTACATTACAGGTCAGCCGATCGTGATTGATGGCGGATATACAGCAACTTGA
- a CDS encoding NADP-dependent oxidoreductase encodes MKAIVINAYGNKDVLNYVDVERPEPKAGEVLVKVHVAAVNPADWKIRDGMGESFGFKLPLILGGDIAGTIEAVGDGVEIFKQGDTVYGMTLSSLSGGYAEYAVAKADAIVLKPERITFEEAAAIPIAALTAWQAMFDLANLSSGQRILITGASGGVGSMAVQLAKAKGAFVIGTASGKNEQFVRDLGADEFVDYTRQPFEEVIKDMDVVFDTVGGDTLERAFQTLKKGGFLVRSVQTPSEEEKARELGVEAAWVFCKPSAQQLVEISRLIDEGKLKIHIETVLPLPEVKKAHQLSQSGRTRGKIVLQIGT; translated from the coding sequence ATGAAAGCAATCGTAATTAACGCATACGGCAATAAGGACGTTTTGAATTACGTCGATGTCGAACGTCCAGAGCCGAAAGCGGGAGAAGTTCTGGTGAAAGTTCATGTCGCGGCAGTCAATCCGGCTGACTGGAAAATCCGCGATGGCATGGGCGAAAGCTTCGGGTTCAAACTTCCGCTCATTCTTGGCGGCGACATCGCCGGAACCATCGAAGCGGTGGGGGATGGCGTTGAAATTTTTAAGCAGGGCGATACGGTTTATGGGATGACCCTTTCCAGCCTCTCCGGTGGTTACGCCGAATACGCGGTTGCAAAAGCGGACGCGATCGTGCTGAAACCGGAAAGGATCACTTTTGAAGAGGCGGCAGCAATTCCAATCGCCGCGTTGACGGCGTGGCAAGCGATGTTCGATTTGGCGAATCTGAGCAGTGGGCAAAGAATCTTGATCACTGGCGCGTCGGGCGGAGTCGGCTCGATGGCAGTTCAGCTTGCCAAAGCGAAAGGCGCGTTCGTAATCGGCACGGCTTCGGGCAAAAACGAACAGTTCGTCCGCGATTTAGGCGCGGATGAATTCGTTGACTACACGCGGCAACCGTTTGAGGAAGTCATCAAAGACATGGATGTCGTTTTCGATACAGTCGGTGGTGACACGTTGGAGCGAGCGTTCCAAACGCTGAAAAAGGGCGGCTTTCTGGTCAGGTCGGTGCAGACTCCGTCTGAAGAAGAAAAAGCACGCGAATTGGGCGTGGAAGCCGCTTGGGTCTTTTGTAAGCCGAGCGCGCAGCAATTAGTCGAAATCAGCCGTCTGATTGACGAAGGTAAATTAAAAATACACATCGAAACGGTTCTGCCGCTCCCAGAAGTAAAAAAAGCACATCAACTTTCCCAAAGCGGGCGCACACGCGGCAAAATTGTTTTGCAAATTGGGACATAG